The Leptospira harrisiae genome segment CTTGTTTCATTGGTAGGTAAGTTGTGTGGATTCGAATTCCAATAGTATTTGGATGTTCTTTCGGTAATAGGTAACTTTGGAGTTGGGAAGCAAAAAATAAATCTTGTTCGAGGTCTTGGTTTTTTTCTCTAAGTTCAAGGGTTCTTTCTCGAACACGGATTTCCAAGTCTTTTGTTAGGATTGAAAGTTCTTTTTCATTTTTTGCGTGTCGGTAAGAGATGGCAACACCCGATAGAATCATTAAAATTAAAAAACCATATTGGGTTAAATAAATATTTTTTCCTGATGTCACATCGATAATGATATCAATCGTTGTTCCAATACAAATGCATATAAATCCAACAGTTAAAAAGTATGCTTCTGCTTTTTTTGCTTTTGCAGCTCGAATGACTCCTCTTAGAATAAAAAATACAACTAAGATTAATGAAAATTCCCATATTCGTAGTAACAAAATTCTTGCGGGGATTTCAAGTTCCCAAGTTTGTAAAAAGGCAAGGCAAAGAAGGAAAAAAATTAACAATCGTTCTTTGATTCTGAGTTTTGTTTGAAATAAAGAATAACTAAACAAAAAGATTGAAACTGGAAGTAAAGTTTGTGCTGTAAAAAAAACTTTTAACCAAAAGAAAAAAGAAAAATTTGTATATGTATAACTAATGTTTAAAAGTGGGAGTCTCCACATTACAAAAATTAGTGTAGAAAGTAGGAGATAGAAATTAGATTTGGCCTGTCTTTTGAGTACGATTGAAAAAATTTGATAAGCACCAATTCCAAAAAACAACATGATAAAACAAAAATCACGACCATCTTCTTTGATGATGAATTCTTGGAGTTGTTCATAATTTCCCATCACTGGTACTTTTCGAAACAATCCACCTTGAAAGGTTTTGTTGCGAAAGTGGATTTCAATTTCCAATTGGTTGGTTTGGTTTTCTTTGAGAACAGAACTTGGAATAAAATACAATCGTTTGTAATACCAGTTTGGTTGATACAAACCTTCCTCTGAAACGTTGCCAGTCTCTCCTAACAAAACACCATTCACAAAAAGTTTGTCGACCTCTTGGACTCTGTCTAAGTATATACCGAGGGGTTTGTTGTCTGGTTCGTAATAAAAAGATGTTTGATAGGAACCGTGGACCGGTGGTTTTATTCCCTGTAAAGAAAGCCCTTTTCCCACTTG includes the following:
- a CDS encoding PP2C family protein-serine/threonine phosphatase; the encoded protein is MRILSFIFPIVLTTVFSLSSEPLKVSSKYLTTMSEGWTFTSQDKTFPIQVGKGLSLQGIKPPVHGSYQTSFYYEPDNKPLGIYLDRVQEVDKLFVNGVLLGETGNVSEEGLYQPNWYYKRLYFIPSSVLKENQTNQLEIEIHFRNKTFQGGLFRKVPVMGNYEQLQEFIIKEDGRDFCFIMLFFGIGAYQIFSIVLKRQAKSNFYLLLSTLIFVMWRLPLLNISYTYTNFSFFFWLKVFFTAQTLLPVSIFLFSYSLFQTKLRIKERLLIFFLLCLAFLQTWELEIPARILLLRIWEFSLILVVFFILRGVIRAAKAKKAEAYFLTVGFICICIGTTIDIIIDVTSGKNIYLTQYGFLILMILSGVAISYRHAKNEKELSILTKDLEIRVRERTLELREKNQDLEQDLFFASQLQSYLLPKEHPNTIGIRIHTTYLPMKQVGGDLYDWVELDENRLLLLIADVAGHGVPAAFVSSMVKVQFRESTKNINSPKDVLEHMNQALTSLVSRYFITACCALIDSKTKSITFSTAGHPNPLIYNRVKGKFEFMNIKGPIIGWRESFTYGDWTHKMETGDRYFFFTDGVTEARAENKLFGEGKILDLLEKGKNKDIKTLSQEIIVQISKFSEEELKDDVTFFFIDVT